The DNA segment GCTGTACCAAGCATTGTAATCCCCAACATTGCGCATAAAGCCAAGCGTTTCCAGTTCATAGTTCCCCCAAAATATATTGTTTATACTAACATGTATGTAAAATTCACATAGAAAAGCCGCTCAACCCGTGAGCGGCTCTTTTTTAGTATATCATGTTTTAGAGAAAATTTGGTTTAAATAATTATTAAATTTACCAATTTATATAACCTTATACTTTCAGTTATATATCAGTCATTATTTACCATCAAATTGTTCAGTTTTTTAGTCTACAATGAGGACATTAGAACTCAATCAATCCACTTGAAATGCTTACACGCATTATAAATACCATCCTTATCACAGTCGGTAGTGATATAATCGGCTTTTTCTTTCAATTCAGCACGGGCATTTCCCATGGCAATATTAAGCCATTCTGGCCTAAACATAGATAAATCATTATATCCATCACCAAATACTACGGCTTGATTAGGTTTCATACCAAAATGATCAAGCATATTGCGAATACCCAAAGCTTTTTCCATTGGTTCATATAAAACACAGCCATCGCCATAACGAATGAGCTTATGCGTCATATGCTCAATTTCTTTTTCCTCTTCTTCCCCTTCTTTAAAGAACACATAAATCTTATAAAACTCTTCTACATTATGAAAGTCAAAATTAGGATCTACTGTCGTTTTAAAAACATCCCAATTCGGATGCCAATCTAATATTTCCTTATACGGCGTAATTCGGCCTAATTTATTCCGATCTGTTACAGCCCAAGGAATATTATGGGACTCTAAATATTCCAAATAGTTAATGCATGCATCACGATCCATGCCAATCATGGACACTAGTTCATTATTAACAGTAACACTATGTCCGCCATCTGCCACAAAATCTGTAAGCCCCGCTTGTTCCGCAAAACGCTTTGCATCTACTTGGATACGGCCTGTTGCTAGTGCCACCCTATGACCACGGCGCTTTAATTCATCTAAGCTATATTGAGCACTGTCAGGAATTTTACCTTCCGGCCACACAGCTAAGGTATTGTCTATATCGAAAAAGAAAAATTTCTGTTCCACAGGCCCTCCTAATCACGTCCGCTCATTAACTTAAATCGCTCTTTCTGCTCTACATCAGGATATTTTTCTTGATCCACATCACTCAAAAACATATCTAGTGGTCGTACATATAAGTCACGTTGATCATATAATTTTTGATACACTACGAACTGTTCACTCGTTTCCGAATGAGTTGCAACATCTAACACATAATAGTACATGCCTTTAAAATGACGATATAAGCCACCCTTTACAATTTTTCGCATTTATAACCTCATCACATAACATACACAAACGGTTACAAATTATATTAATCAAGAGATTCCATGTATTGAATAGCCTTAGTCAACATATCTGCTGTAATTTTGTACGGAGATACATCAATATCATGAACAGATGTAGCCTTTTCAACAATTTGAGGAATATGCGATGCAGTAAGACCTAACTGTGAAAGTTTAGTAGGCCAACCTAATTCGCGGTATATTGGCAACCACCGTTGTAATTCATCCATTTGTTGGTCAACGGTTAACAAAATAAGTAAGCCATATGCTACCATTTCACCATGCAAATGGTTTTCTTCTGTTTCTTTATTAGTAACACAGCCATAACATACAGCATGAGCCATATTACTATTATATGCCATAGGAACACAACCCGATACAATACCGGTAGTAAAGATAACAGTCATAGCAATGGTATCAAATGCATCACTACGTTTTTTAGCTTGACTGTCTTTATAGGCTTGTATACCATGTGCTAAAATTGGTTCACTACACATAGAAGCTAGAGTAAGGCCTAACTGAGTATTATAATCTTGCTCACGATTGCGAGCAGAAAGATGAGTTTCATAGTGTTTTGCAATAGTATCTCCCATTCCCGCCCACAAGTAACGGCTTGGTGCTTCTACGAGAATATCAGCATCAATAAAGCAGTGCACAGGAGGATGATTTACAAAGGCTACGTCATCAAAAGTATGCTCTGCAGTGTATACAGCTGCTACTTCTGACGTTGCAGCACAAGTAGAGGCAATGGTCGGAATTGTAAAGAATGGTTTATCATCTAACTCTAGAGCTACTACTTTTACCGTATCCATGGCCTTACCGCCACCAACAGCAAACATAAAGTCCGCATCTTTTACAGAAGCCATTTGTGCAATTTCCTTACCTCGAGAGAAAGTACACTCTCCACCAAAGTGAATAATATCTAGCACTTTAATCCCTGCTTTATCAAGCACTGGACGAATGTGTGGCAAAGCTTTAGAAAGAGCTGTCTCACCACCAATGATAACTACAGACTTACCATATAATTTTGTAAATTTGGGAATAGCGTCAAACACCTCATGACCGCCAAAACTATAACTAGGTAAACAATGAGTACTACGCATAAAATCTTCCTTCCTTCTTTCATTATCTATATTCTTATTATAGAAACTTCTACTCACAAAATCAATTTTATATGACAACCCTTAAGACACTAAAAAGGTTCTATACTTTCACCCAAAACGAAAGTATAGAACCATTAATGATATTATTTATTTTCGGACACAAGACCTTTATGGATAAGACCTACAACGAAGCCTAATACCGCAAAGCTCACCCAGCCCATCCCAGCAGCCTGGAATGGAATGTATTGAGTAAAGAGCTGTTCCAATGCAACAGGTGCAATACCTGCCGTTTCAAGACCAGTCATAAGAGCAGAGATCATTGTGAAAGCCATTGTCCATGCGTATACGCAACGACGACCACCGAACACATTGTGAAGAAGTGCCAACAAGATGATTACAATCGTTAACGGATACAAGAGCATCAACACTGGAATCGCTGCACTGATGATTGTTTTCAAACCGAACATGCTAAGACCAAATGCTGCTACGGAGAAGATTACTACATATAATTTATAGCTAATCTTCGGTGTCAACTTGTGGAAGTACGTACCACAAGAAGTGATAAGACCGATACTTGTAGACAAGCAAGCTAGAAGAACGATGATAGCCAAGATAATTTGACCGAATTCACCGAACAAGTAGTTAGCACTTACGGACAACACAGGAGCACCTGTATCAAACAAACCAAAACGTTCAACACTAGTAGCACCAATGTTAGCGATAAATACATAAACAATACCGAGAAGACCTACAGCAATAGCGCCTACTTCCATTACTGTTTTTGTAATAACCGCACGAGATGTAGCGCCGCTAAGACGAACAAAGTCGATTACAAGAATAGCAAATACTACGGAAGCCAACGCATCCATCGTATTATAGCCGTCCAAGAATCCTTGCAACACAGCTGTAGGTGCATCACCATAAGCTGGTTGTGGCACTGCATAGCCGCCTAGCGGAGTCATAAAGGATTTAATAATTAACAACAGAATTACAAGTAGTAATGCTGGTGTCAAAATATTACCGATACGATTAACAAGCTTTTGTGGACTAATGGATAACCACAAAGAAACACCAAAGAATAATGCCAAGAAAATTGGTTCCATATTCATGCTTAAACCTTCTGTGAAAGGTTTAATTGCAATTTCATAAGCTACAGTACCAGTACGTGGCGTCGCAAACATTGGACCGATACTCAAGTAAAGAGAAATTGTGTACAACAAGCCATAAATCGGATGAACACGGCTCGCAAGTTCTTCAACATCTTTACAGGAGGAGTACCCCATCGCTGCAACACCTAATAGTGGAAGGCCTACACCTGTTAATATGAAGCCGAGCAAAGCCCAACCTACGTTATCACCAGAATGTTGACCTAAGGCCGCTGGGAAGATCAAGTTCCCTGCCCCAAAGAATAGGGCGAATAACATCATGCCTATAGCCCAATAGGCACGGGCAGATAATTTATCATTACCATTCATAAACGTAACCCCCTTCAGGTTATATATAGAAATAATATTACTATTATAATCCTAATGAGGATATGTATGCAATAAAAATATCGTTATTATGATATGTCGGCATAGCACTATTCCCGTAAGTAAAAGGAATTAAGCACCATAATAAATACTATATAGTATTTATTATGCTGTTCTCTTTTATATACTCACCTTATATATCATTTTCATATTCTTATCTTATGCGTCAACCTTTTTAATATGAACTTGTACATCGTAGAATGTACTACCCCAACCTTCATCTGTAGGGCGGTCTGCAGTAAGCGCATTAATAGCTACATTTGGATCACTAGATTGTGATTGCCACCACACGCCAAGTGTTACTAATGTACCTCGTTGTACCTCTTCATCATAGTAAGCTTTAATTTTTACACTACCACGATTATTATAGATTTCTACTTCATCCCCATCATTAATGTTATATACCTTTGCATCTTCAGGGTTGATACGAAGTTTCATAAGCTCAGGATCATCAAACTCGAGTTCACAGAAGCTAGAATCTAAAATACGAATATCGTTCCCTATGATAAGCCAGAACGGTGCATTATCTCCATATGGCGGCAAATAACGAATTAATGGTTCCACATCATGTGGATTATATAGCTCTATTTTTCCAGATGGCGTTTTAAAATCTAATTTGTAATTTTCAGGCAATGTCATCTCTACAGGTTCACCTTGTAAGATTACATCTTGATCGACCTCAGATATACGACTAGATGTACGAACAATTTGTTCTATTAACGCCCGTTCACTAAGGTTAAAGAATTCATCTTCAAGCCCCATTCGCTTAGCTAGTTCAGAAATCACTTGCCAATTGGATCGAGATTCACCAATAGGATTGATTAATTTATAGCCAGTTCCGATGGTATAGTGCCCATAGGAGTTATATATATCATCATGTTCTACTGATGTTGTGGCGGGCAATACAATATCCGCATATTTACATGTGTCAGTAAAGAATCGTTCGTGAACAACCGTAAACAAATCATCTCTCATCAAACCTTTTCGCACCACATTTTGATCAGGTGCTGTTATGGCAGGGTTACTAGAGAACACATAGAGACTATGAACTGCTGTACCTGATGGATTTGTAAGCATTTCGCCAAGTTTAATCATAGGCATCAATCGCTTGGCTGGTGCAGCAACATGAGCCTGCTGCATAACTTCTTTGCCAACAAACTTACTGCCACTAGCACTGGATAGCAAACCACCGCCTAAATATTGCCAAGCACCAACTACAGCAGGTAATGCATTAATGGCGCGACAACTCATGGCACCATTCCCATATCGAGATAATCCGCTGCCAAGACGAATGAATGGAGCCTTAGCCTTAGCGTATGCATGAGCAAACTCAGTCATACGCTCTACGGAAACGCCACAAAGTTCAGATGCTTTTTCCGGTGTAAAGTCAATTAACACATCATTTACAAGCTCATCATAACCTTGTACATGTTTCTTAATAAAATCTATATCTGCTAATCCATCTCGATGAATAATATGAAGCATACCTAACGCTAAGGCGACATCACTACCAGGTTTTACGTAAATATGTTCATGAGCTTGGTTAAAGGTATAGGTTTTATGAGTATCAATAATCCAAACTCGAGCGCCATTCCGTTTTGCCACGTTTACATCATGTAAGATATGAACGTCGGTAGCAGTTGCATTAATGCCCCACAAAACAATTAAATCACTATGTTGTGCCTCTTGCGGCTTAATAGCTAATGTATCACCGTAAACTGAGCGGAAACCGGCCTGCTTAGCGGGAGAGCATATACCTCGATCCTGGTCCGTCGCACCAATACGGCGGAAAAAGTAATCTGCTGCTGGGCTTTGAATAACTCCCATAGTGCCGGCATAGGAGTAGCGTAAAATACTTTCACTACCATAAGTACTAATGGTGTCTTTAAAATTATTAACAATGATATCTAATGCCTCATCCCAGCTGATACGCACATATTGATCTTCTCCAATACCTTTCTTGCCAACCCGTTTCATTGGGTACTGTAAACGCAACGGAGAATGAACCACTCGTTCATAATGCGCCATCTTAGGGCATAATGTGCCTCTTGTAAAAGCATGATCTCTATTACCACGAACAGATACCACTCTATTGTTATCTACCGATACGATTAAACCACATGCATCTGGACAGTCATATGGACATACTGATTTGTATTCTTTCAAAATAAGCACCTCGCTTATAAATTATATAAACTATAGGATGTATATTTATATTATATTACAGCATCCTTTGTATAAGTGTAACCTTTAATACATTTTCTAACTTTGTAAAGATTAAGAATACTGCATATATTGCATAACAATACATTCAGTTATCACAATACGTTAATATACTCATCAATATTTTTTATATATAATACTGAATATTTCAAGTTTTATCGATATTTATCCATTCTCATTCTTACTCAAAGCCTAAACAGATATACTAATAAGCTCTATAAAAATACTGCAAATCTATAAAAAAATTATGCAATCATAACTAAAAGTCATAACCATATAGTTTTAGGTATAATCAGTTGTTTCAGTAACTGCCCTAGGAATATGTGACAAACATCACCGGTACGTATGCGTATTTAGTAATGTGTTTCAGACTGTAAGACTATTCAATCTCACATCTTTCTGTGCTATACTGAC comes from the Veillonella dispar genome and includes:
- a CDS encoding HAD family hydrolase, which produces MEQKFFFFDIDNTLAVWPEGKIPDSAQYSLDELKRRGHRVALATGRIQVDAKRFAEQAGLTDFVADGGHSVTVNNELVSMIGMDRDACINYLEYLESHNIPWAVTDRNKLGRITPYKEILDWHPNWDVFKTTVDPNFDFHNVEEFYKIYVFFKEGEEEEKEIEHMTHKLIRYGDGCVLYEPMEKALGIRNMLDHFGMKPNQAVVFGDGYNDLSMFRPEWLNIAMGNARAELKEKADYITTDCDKDGIYNACKHFKWID
- a CDS encoding DUF1653 domain-containing protein, with product MRKIVKGGLYRHFKGMYYYVLDVATHSETSEQFVVYQKLYDQRDLYVRPLDMFLSDVDQEKYPDVEQKERFKLMSGRD
- a CDS encoding iron-containing alcohol dehydrogenase family protein, which translates into the protein MRSTHCLPSYSFGGHEVFDAIPKFTKLYGKSVVIIGGETALSKALPHIRPVLDKAGIKVLDIIHFGGECTFSRGKEIAQMASVKDADFMFAVGGGKAMDTVKVVALELDDKPFFTIPTIASTCAATSEVAAVYTAEHTFDDVAFVNHPPVHCFIDADILVEAPSRYLWAGMGDTIAKHYETHLSARNREQDYNTQLGLTLASMCSEPILAHGIQAYKDSQAKKRSDAFDTIAMTVIFTTGIVSGCVPMAYNSNMAHAVCYGCVTNKETEENHLHGEMVAYGLLILLTVDQQMDELQRWLPIYRELGWPTKLSQLGLTASHIPQIVEKATSVHDIDVSPYKITADMLTKAIQYMESLD
- the brnQ gene encoding branched-chain amino acid transport system II carrier protein, yielding MNGNDKLSARAYWAIGMMLFALFFGAGNLIFPAALGQHSGDNVGWALLGFILTGVGLPLLGVAAMGYSSCKDVEELASRVHPIYGLLYTISLYLSIGPMFATPRTGTVAYEIAIKPFTEGLSMNMEPIFLALFFGVSLWLSISPQKLVNRIGNILTPALLLVILLLIIKSFMTPLGGYAVPQPAYGDAPTAVLQGFLDGYNTMDALASVVFAILVIDFVRLSGATSRAVITKTVMEVGAIAVGLLGIVYVFIANIGATSVERFGLFDTGAPVLSVSANYLFGEFGQIILAIIVLLACLSTSIGLITSCGTYFHKLTPKISYKLYVVIFSVAAFGLSMFGLKTIISAAIPVLMLLYPLTIVIILLALLHNVFGGRRCVYAWTMAFTMISALMTGLETAGIAPVALEQLFTQYIPFQAAGMGWVSFAVLGFVVGLIHKGLVSENK
- a CDS encoding molybdopterin-containing oxidoreductase family protein; translated protein: MKEYKSVCPYDCPDACGLIVSVDNNRVVSVRGNRDHAFTRGTLCPKMAHYERVVHSPLRLQYPMKRVGKKGIGEDQYVRISWDEALDIIVNNFKDTISTYGSESILRYSYAGTMGVIQSPAADYFFRRIGATDQDRGICSPAKQAGFRSVYGDTLAIKPQEAQHSDLIVLWGINATATDVHILHDVNVAKRNGARVWIIDTHKTYTFNQAHEHIYVKPGSDVALALGMLHIIHRDGLADIDFIKKHVQGYDELVNDVLIDFTPEKASELCGVSVERMTEFAHAYAKAKAPFIRLGSGLSRYGNGAMSCRAINALPAVVGAWQYLGGGLLSSASGSKFVGKEVMQQAHVAAPAKRLMPMIKLGEMLTNPSGTAVHSLYVFSSNPAITAPDQNVVRKGLMRDDLFTVVHERFFTDTCKYADIVLPATTSVEHDDIYNSYGHYTIGTGYKLINPIGESRSNWQVISELAKRMGLEDEFFNLSERALIEQIVRTSSRISEVDQDVILQGEPVEMTLPENYKLDFKTPSGKIELYNPHDVEPLIRYLPPYGDNAPFWLIIGNDIRILDSSFCELEFDDPELMKLRINPEDAKVYNINDGDEVEIYNNRGSVKIKAYYDEEVQRGTLVTLGVWWQSQSSDPNVAINALTADRPTDEGWGSTFYDVQVHIKKVDA